The Silene latifolia isolate original U9 population chromosome Y, ASM4854445v1, whole genome shotgun sequence sequence ttaaatctcattttaaagaatacatagGGAAAGTATTACTtcatagtcaactggtccacacatattggtaatgattggctgactagagtttgaggttacggtcgtacgacggtggtgaccatttgatcccttaaggtcatacctatagagtaatgctcttaattgattatttaattaatcgtatgctgatacgggttaattaaattccatAAAATTGacaagtgattttgtgagtaaaattacgtctcttattgtaatattgattaaataagattcggtctaagtaatcgaattgttttattacttagattaatttattgtttatgaaacaattaaaaatagattgaataatttattgTAACAACATGTAGATGTGATTTATAATCGTATGACCCAtgttggtacaagtaattatgaattactagttatttttgtatgtgacatattttattaatatgatgatttttaatatgttaaaaatgcattataatgtaacatgtcacatatatcacaattgacaaatgacaaaaataaaatggaccaccattttacatggtaaccgaaattaggaggggcattaagggtttgtgttgtttagtttattttattcaacaaacacaatgataaccctagGGCATATCCTAACAAGGCTAAACATCTTGAGAAGATCAACCTAAAAATAGgattgcatgcctagtctcttgtgaagagtaaaaatgaaaagcattgggcatgctacctaAGGCCAAAAATTCGGCCACCCataagagaaaagaaagagttttctCCTCATTGAATATTATTCATTCTAGTCTCAATTTTTGTAAGATGAAAAATTATATATTCTCTCTAGTTTTGATGAAAGCTTAAGAGCAAAATAAACTCACAcattactccctcttgaaccgaaatttgAAGAGATAAAtaacaatttatttgtgtcattttaagggtagtttttattaatactagtctaatattaataataactattaagggtgttatcttggtacaatccttggggagagattctacacttgaatcttgttcatccataaggaaagctcaagaactagctaaggtaggtgaccttactagtgcccatattgcCGAAACTTCGAGTGTAAGGAACCGTCTTTCTTTACTCTTGTaactgttttgcatgcataagatccttaagtttttatgactaaaactttaaactttCATATGggatatgtaaaatatgatttccaacacaAATTGTGtactttagtccaaaattatgtaactttagtccaaattgtgtaactttaatgttttaacagtgtaactttagtcgtaaataatgtaactttagtcgtaaatagtgtatttttagtccaaatttgtctAATAAGGGAAATTTTGTATTTtatatgtgtaactttagtccaagagtgtaactgtagtccattgagaatgtaactttagtccattgagaatgtaattttagtcaattGAGAGTATAACCCAAGTCCTTGAGAGGGTAActttagtagagataagtgtaactttaatagagataagtgtaattttaatggatgaAAGTGTAACGttaataatagagataaatgtaactttaatgaacataagtgtaactttaacagaaaaaagtgtaactttaataggaaaaagtgtaactttaatagagaaaagtgtaactttaataatagagataagtgtaactttaatgaagataAGTGTagttttaatgaagaaaagtgtaactttaatagaaaaaattgtaactttaatagatataattgtaactttaatagagaaaaatgtaactttaatagagaaaactgtaattttaataagtgtactttaatagagaaaagtgtaactttaatggacaaaaatgtaactttaatagaaaaaactgTAACTTTAATATGGCGGTatttgaaaaaatataaaacaaaacgatatttgaaaaaatataaaacaaaacgATATTTGAAATACGAAACAAAGGAGAtcagaaaaaaacaaaaaagaaaattttaaaaaataaaaaaatacccAAAAATAAGACGAGATTGAAGTTGCACGTAATGCCATGGAAGTTGTACATAATGTGTAataaagttgcacataatgtcatTTAAGTTATATATAATGTGCAACTTTAGTCGTATTCACAATTAGATCTACGAAATTAAATAATAAGACGAATTTAGATGTGAAAAATTActaaatctaaaaaaatataaccaaaaaaataaataaaggagatatgaaaaaataaaacaaaaattaaaaaaccaaaaaaactagATCGGAAActtggaaatgaaaaaaaaatgactaGATCAACAAACACAAACCACCACCCATCatttaaaaaaagaaaattaaaacttaaaaaaaaaaaaagaagaagaataataTGCTTTGGTCGTGTTCTCTGGAAACCACAAAcacaaacaatttttttttttaaaattgtagATCTATAAACACCACCAACCAAGAACACCTTCATGCTATCGACACCAACAACCATCACCATGACGTTCTCTCTCGTCCCACAATATGGCAATCGTCTTTTTTTGGACAGACCGCTGATGTCAGCCGAacgtggtggtggcggcggcttGGTGTTTTGTCGGTGGTGGGGAAGTGATGTGGGTGTGGGTGGTGGTGATAGAGGAGGGAAGGAGATGCGACAGTGGTGTGTCAGTGATGGCAGCCGATATTTTGTGGGTGGAATGGTGGGTGGTGACTATTATGGGTGGCGGCTGGTGTTGTGTTGGGGATGAGAAGGTGGCGTGGCAGGTATTTTGTGTTTTGTCgagtggttttttttttatttctcagatttgtttttgcttttgttttgttttgtttttggtttttccttttttggttttttttttggttttgtgatGAGAGGAAAAGAGAATGAGAGATGTGGTTTTGTTTTTGGAAAGAATGAAAGagagatgagtgaatgaatgaatgaatgaatgataagaatgagATTAGAATGACGAGGAGATTAGGAATggttagggagggagattagctAGATTCATTtctagccctccattgagatgtaatcttaTCCCTCCATCCCCTTAATCCAAAGGCCCATAATAGGAGTAAGAGACTCAATAGATGTAAGGGACTTAGATGAaccttactctctctctctctctctctctctctctctctctctctctatatatatatatatatatatatatatatatatatatatatatatatatatatatatttgggatccggtgagaaccaccaacgTAATGACAAccttgagaactccaccttaaggattattttttctaaaaaataaggacatatttggattcggcatataattttatgactagataacatatttcttggtcaaaaaagtataaattattgacaGAAATCGAGACAAGAAACTTTTTATTAATCTTCATGCACTTATtactcattttcatgtatctaacaattttcatgcccttaaaactcgttttcgtgcacctagagcctgatattttcatgcacctagtaatcattttcatgtatGTAACGATTTTCATAcacctagtattcgttttcgTGCATTTAAAGCCATTCTAGTATACCTAtatgtatttttgtacattaagtttatattttgttaataaagtcAATAAATTTGGTTTAGTTATATaaaaaatgtgtttgaataaactaaactaagggtaaatgatcccTCAAAACTTTCgtaacaagatttgatgatgctTTTTTTTTCGATAAAATGTAAGAATATATTATCAAAAATAGGGAAACCATACATTTGAGAAAGGACCAGCCAATAACAGGCCACCTCCCAACTCAATATGATTTGATGATgctttagtaagggttctcacggttcttattatgttagtggttatcacgtgaggcacccttcttagggtgaggcagcTGTACCCATTCTAAACCGTCAGATTTAATATAGACTCACCAAATGATGCCACGTGTCCCCCTATATTATCCACCACTGCACAACTAACATCTCATTCAATTGAGTCATTTTACTTGTTTCCTTCTCTCTCTTCAACTCAGTTCCACCTTCTTTGTACCCAAAAAAACTCAGCTCTACCTTCTCTCTCTTCAACTCAGCTCCAGTGATTCGAACTTTGAAGCAAAGGAGAAATCAGCAGGCATTGCCGTTCAGGTTTTGACGCGCAGCATCGCCATGGACGACTCAAGCTCAATTCTTATCCAAATTTCGACTCTCAAGGATATGCTTGACAAgatttactctaattttcatctcattTGATTCCTATGTTGTTGAATGTCGTAAATTATTGCAAATAATCGAAAATTTAATTCGATTTAGGTTAACGATGAAATCGAAATGAAAAATTGAAGTTTCGATTTCATTATTGCTAGATGATGAAATCGAAGCAATTATTCGAAATTTTAACTTTATTTGATTGCTACGGACCTACGGTGTTAAGGCCGAAGTTAATCATTTCGAAAACATGATCGAAATTCCTTTTTTTTAGGTTAATGATGAAATTGAAGCGAATATTCAAATTACAAGGCAAATTGAGTCCAAAATTGTTAAGTGTGAAGAAATTGAGGCCACGCTTGCTGCTCGAGAGTCGGAGGTAATGAAGCTGGTGTATTTCTCAATGTTTGAACTGCGCGGTTTGATCGCCGTCACTGGTAATTTCTTTTCAATTTATGAtatttgattttatttgttttttcgtTCTATGACTATATGATACGAGTTGATTATTTGATCTCTGACTGTTTGCATTCATGTGCAATTATGTTGTTTGTTACACACATTTTCACTTCTGTATAGCCTTAGTAAATGATGTCAATTTGTGAAGTAAACGATTATCATAATTCCGAGGTTAGAAAGGTCTAAATTGGCGTCTATTTGCTCTGTTTAAATCATATTGGATCCACTCAAGCCAATTCCATACGTTTGTTCTATGTGACTGTGGGATGTGTATTTTATCAAATGTATCAAATTCGCTTGAACTAAGAAAGTACTATATTCTCTTGGCTATTTGCTCGTAATATAGCCTACTCTCTTTGTCTGAACAAGTCATCTCAGTTTGCTTTCATAAGAGTAACTCTTTTACTCCCTTCATCCCGGTGAGTGTGCATATTTGTTCAACTTCTTTAGATAAAAAATCAGATATTCTGACAGGATTACTAATAAGACTTAGCTAAGCAATGTCAGAGTGATAGTGCATATGTGGTTAAAATGCTGAAACACTGTGGTCTGTGACTTAAATTTTTAGTGCAATTCCTTGCATTGAAAGACGTTGTTTCTGATTTGTGAAAGGTGTTTCGTGTACAGGTTCAGTGACTTTGGTGTTGATGGTGGTCCAACAGCTAGGGCTCTGCGTCTAAAGTTTAATGTCCTCTCAAACCCGGGGGAACCAAATCTACGTTCTAATATTCATTATACATCTATCTTCTCCGTGTTTATACCATTTTGTTGTACTTTGGAGCAATTTGGGTAGTAGGTCTGTTGGGAGAATGAGCAGTGGTCCGTAAATATTTGTTAGGGGCGTTAGGAGTAAGTTTGAGTACATTATGGAGCCTTATTGACTTGCTTAACAAGTGTTCATACCGTTTTGATCCGTTTACTTTTGAGCAGTTTGAGTGCAACTGTGAGGAGAAGGAGCAATTGGGTGCTATATGTCGTTGAATTGTATATGATTGGGTCATATGAGGGCAGGTCAAGTCATTACCGGGTTATATATGATTCGCGCGTGTTACCATCAAAGTTCTTGTCAAATTAGTCAATTGGGTTTAGGCATTTAGAGCCAAATTCAGATTCACCTGTTTGAGTCTGGATACGTTTGGTCATTCGAGTTGGGTCGGTTTTGCTAGGTCTTGTGTCCTTTTGCCAGTTGAGCTTAGCATAGTTGATTGTTTCTCCCATAGTACTTAACTTGATTGTTATTCTCTATGAATCTATGCAGTTCCCTTAACCTAGTATTTTTCTTTGTGTTGGACTTTTTTTTGTCTAGCCCGGGGGGTCACTTCGAGACTCTGAAACCTGAAGATGTCAATCCTCATGTCACTTTTCATCATGGAATTCCATCTGCTACTACTACGTTAGCTTATGTTCCCGTTCAGAAGATACTTGCTCTGTCAACCAGGTTAGTTCCTGACTCCAGTGCTTATTTACTTTATCAAAAATATTCATATTAGTATTGCTTAATTCAACTGAATGAGCATATTGCTTTCTAATCTAATTCTGCTGAAGTTGTAATTATAAGCAATTTATTTGTCATTGCTTTTTAATGTGATGCTTGAAGACCATTGCCTATGGATCTTATTTTGTTGACATCTGAGTACTGTTCAAGCCCAATCAAATGACTTGTTTAGTGGATGGTAATTTGCATGCTTTACCACATCGTTCTAATAAATACTAAGTTGTAGTAAATTTGTTAATTTCACAGGCATAGGCAAGTCAAGCTGCTCGGTAAAGATAACACACAAGCGTTATTGGAGTCTGATGATGAGCAACCTAGCAAGTTCTTACAGGTTGCTTTTTTGGCCTTCTTTGTTATCTAGTACTCTTGAAATTTTATATGCTCAGTTATGTCACTTCGTGTATTGCCTTTCTTTGTTCACCACTTTCTTATAATAGTGACTAATTCATGGCTTTGTGTAGTTCGTTCCCAACCCCGTGTACTTTTCAATGTCACGTTCGAAGATAGAATTGAGGTAGCTAAAACCCAATGGTTAATGTGTTCtctttttttccttgtttttttacACTCATGTATTCTCACCGTTCTGTTTCACAAATAGGTTTGGAACATCGAAAGAAAGATCTTGTGTCACGTTCATAAATCCAATGAAGAGATCACATCTTTTGCTGTACTGCGACAGTTCATGTAAGCATTTTAAATccatatataattttgaattgtTGTTATGATGATTCCTGATGTGCTTCATTTAGTGGTCAAAGGAAACTGAGAGCAAAGGAGATGTACTTGGAGTCTTGGACTAAAAGTGTATATTCGCAAGCCTGTTATTGAGACTTAACTAGTTAACTGGCTCTTTTATTTTACTTTCTTGACAGATTTGTTGGAGAATCTACTGGTACTGTAACTATATGGAAGATTAATCAAGAATCGTTCACATCGAAAAGATGAAGTATTGCATCCCCTACTCAGCTTCACATGGTGAGTTCCCTGACTTGTGTGATTTTCATCTATTTAAATTTAAAGCCTCTCATTTTTACCATATTTTAAGGAATATTCAGTGCTTCAGAAGACTAATACTGATGATGGATACAGATTTCCAAATGTGTACCATTTTTCGCTTGTTACTGAATAAGGAAATTACTAGCATCACCAAGTAATTATACTCCATAAATATTAAAACTAGTAGTTTGCAACTGGTTACCCCTTTTCTTTTGGTGTACACCGTAGTACCATACGACGTGGTTTTGAAGAGATAGATAGAATGTTTGTGATATGGTACTTGCTTTTTTCAGGAATGATAAATAAATATGCAGTTGCATCTCTTGTAAGGTTTATATTGCCACAACCCATTGCAGAAAGCGAGAGGTAGTTTATCCAGCTAATGTCctattatttttatttctttggCATGTCAATGGAATATCAGCAATAGTTAAAATGCCAAGTACCTTTGTGTTCCAAATTTGCTGACATTTTCATGAAAGGCTCTCGTTTGATATGTCACAGGTCACTTACATACTTGCCTTCATTAAAATTGTAATGACTAAAGGGACTTTTGTTGAAGGACCCATTTATACAGAGATTATGATGGCTTTGACTAAATATTTTGCTTTTTTGAGCTGCTCTCCTTATTTGTTGATATAGTGTGCTAAAAATAGGATCTACAATTATGTCTTGAAAAGTCTCTTCAAGGGCAAAACTTACACAACTTGTGTAACATTTATGACGTGGTGCTACTGGTGCTACATTTCACCATTTAGCCATCAACGTTTTTACCAATCATTGCTAAATTTTACTTATCTCATTGGAAAACAACTAAAATGCCATAGTTTAAGTACTTTCTAAGTTTATGAGAGGATAACAACACTCTCTCAGAGAACAAAAAATAGGGTAACATCAATGACATGTTGTGGTACACGCTGGAATCTTCCCATCCTCGGTTAAGACTACATAGTTTTGATGCAGCATCATAGTGTGGAGATTAACCTTTTGTGAGAGCTACATCAGTCTGAGCAAACAAATAAAGCCAGATCTTTACTTTTATGTTTTTTTGTACTAAGCTTGTAGGAGAATAAAGATTTTTGCTTTTGGTTGCTGGTTTCTAGTTAAACCTAAGTACAATACTTGCATCTCTTGTTTGTTCGCGTTTATTtgaaataaatattatatttcATCCATCTTCGCTGTTCATGAGCAGAAGTTTTCTGATATTTTCCGATGGGTTGATGATATTATGGGCACTACAAGAAAGCAAAGCTATGTGTACAACATGTGGGTCTGCAACACAACTACTTTCCCATTAAACTAAAATGGTTACTTCTGCTTGCTGGGTGTGCCCATTTGGAAGTAAAGTTGTTGTTGGTTACATCACTAGGGATAGTTTACTATATAACATCTTTCCTAATTCAAACACTGGAAGTGGTTCTGCAAAATCTGGGGAGCTTTGCAATGCCCAAATTGTTCCCGCTTCAAAGCTCAATTTAGGTTATAAATTGGAAAAGATTCCAATTGCATCATTCAAGTGGGTATACTCAGATGGGAAAGCTAATCAGTTGTATGTTATCAGTCCCTCTGATTCCACTCATATGTACTTGGTTCAGGTACATAGATTCAGTTTTGAGTTTTTCAACATCTCTTAAGCTATTTTGGGGTATGTTGTTGTTCCCTACATCAAATGACCAACTTCCAAAGATCAGGTCATTAACAATTCTTCAGTTCAGCCTGCATTTTAGTGTTGGCGGGCTCTTTGATCCAATAATATGTCATTATTTTTGGTCCACTCCCCTCTTTTTTCCGTATAAATTGTTTGGAAAACCGACTACTCCGTATCATTTATGGAGCATTCAATGCAGGTGATCTTGTTGAGCAAAGATTCTAAAAATCAAACGATTAAACTTGGGCTTCAGCTGCCTGAGCCATATGTTAATATGGAGATCATTTCGTGCCCAAATGAGTTGTCCAAAAATAAACAAGGATTTTTAGTTTTGCTTAAAAAATCTGGTCGTATGTATGCCGATAATTCCATTCAGAAGTATTTATTGCTCTCCCAATAAAAATCTTCAGTATCAGCACCAAGTGAAATGACAATAAAGCTTCCCTATTATACTTCAATTGTCACCTTGGTAGCTTTTAAATTACAATGTTGTGAACAACGAACATAAAAAGTCAGAGTCTAATAATGTTGTGTTCAACAGTATTCGGAGGTGGATCTTTATAAGCAGACCTACTTTTGCCATATATTGGATACTGTTCATTGCATTGAGAAGGTATGTCATGTGCTTTTTTACATTTCCTCCAAACACCTGAAAAAATAAGCTTATCTGGTTTCCTAACTGGGAATGCGTAGGTCGACATTAATGATTCGTCTACAATTTCTCTACTCAAACCTCGACTATGTTAGTGTATGTCAATACTTTTTTTCACAGTTTCTGTCATTCTAAAGTTTGATTATGTGATACCTGaactttattttgtgaagtttGGACTAGATTATGTGAACCCTAGATCTGACTTTTGTGAACCCCGATTTTGTCACACTTTATGAaacctgattttgtgaatgttgGAGCTAATATTGTGAACCTTAGAGCTAGTTTTGTGAATTTGTACCTGATTATGTGAAACATGGACTTAATTTTGTGAAGCTTCGACCTAATAATGTGAAATCTAGACATGACTTTGTGATACATGATTTTGTCAAACAAAGACCatattttgtgaaacctggacttgattttgtgaagcttGGACTAGATTATGTGAACCCCAGACCTGACTTTTGTGAAATCTGATTTTTGTCACACACTTTTTGAAACCTAATTTTGTGAATATGGGAGCTAATATTGTGAACCTTAGAGCTAGTTTTGTGAACTTTGTACTTAATTATGTAAAACttggactttattttgtgaacatTCGACCTAATTATGTGAAATCTAGACATGACTTTGTGATACATGATTTTGTCAAACAaagacctgattttgtgaaacctggacttgattttgtgaagcttGGACTAGATTATGTGAACCCTAGACCTGACTTTTGTGAAATCTGATTTTGTCACACACTTTTTGAAACGTAATTTTGTGAATGTTGGAGCTAATATTGTGAACCTTAGAGCTAGTTTTGTGAATTTTGTACCTGATTATGTAAAACctggactttattttgtgaaacttcgACCTAATTATGTGAAATCTAGACATGACTTTGTGATACATGATTTGGTCAAACAaagacctgattttgtgaaacctagacttgattttgtgaagcttGGACTAGATTATGTGAACCCTATACCTGACTTTTGTGAAATATGATTTTTTCACACACTTTTTGAAACCTAATTTTGTGAATGTTGGAGCTAATTTTGTGAACCTTAGAGCTAGTTTTGAGAACTTTTTACCTGATTATGTACAACCtcgactttattttgtgaaacttcgACCTAATTATGTGAAATCTAGACCTGACTTTGCGATACCTGACTTTGTCAAACAaagacctgattttgtgaaacctagactcGATTTTGTGAAGCTTGGATTAGATTATGTGAACCCTAGACCTGAACCTGATTTTGTCACACTTTTTGAAACCTGATTTTGTCACACACTTTGTGAaacctgatttt is a genomic window containing:
- the LOC141633332 gene encoding uncharacterized protein LOC141633332 isoform X1, whose product is MNLCSSLNLVFFFVLDFFLSSPGGHFETLKPEDVNPHVTFHHGIPSATTTLAYVPVQKILALSTRHRQVKLLGKDNTQALLESDDEQPSKFLQFVPNPVYFSMSRSKIELRFGTSKERSCVTFINPMKRSHLLLYCDSSYLLENLLVL
- the LOC141633332 gene encoding uncharacterized protein LOC141633332 isoform X3; the encoded protein is MWVWVVVIEEGRRCDSGVSVMAADILWVEWWVVTIMGGGWCCVGDEKVAWQVNDEIEANIQITRQIESKIVKCEEIEATLAARESEVMKLVYFSMFELRGLIAVTGSVTLVLMVVQQLGLCV
- the LOC141633332 gene encoding uncharacterized protein LOC141633332 isoform X2, translating into MNLCSSLNLVFFFVLDFFLSSPGGHFETLKPEDVNPHVTFHHGIPSATTTLAYVPVQKILALSTRHRQVKLLGKDNTQALLESDDEQPSKFLQVWNIERKILCHVHKSNEEITSFAVLRQFIFVGESTGTVTIWKINQESFTSKR